One Micromonospora sp. FIMYZ51 genomic window carries:
- a CDS encoding ABC transporter ATP-binding protein yields MAAQNDGGPADPREVGRHPLGNLWRLRHYLRPHAVQFGWLMLAGLAATAAGIAVPLVAQQVVDGPVARRDPAGLFQLAGLALLVGLVEAVLIFIRRWAQSSSSVAMEAAIRDDVYAHLQRLPASFHDRWPSGQLLSRITSDLSVLRRFLSFGLLFLVLNLITYLVVVVLLIRLHPALGLLVAASAVPLFLIARRFGRHYHTASRLMQDQQGDVATLVEETAQGLRTMRAYGRGPQLTERFVAGTRKLHDIGIGKGRLLARTSARLDLVPNLTLGIVLVAGTAAVAEGQLTIGQLVAFVSLQLMLIWPVQSLGWIIANGQEAATAADRIQEVLDTPPAIVDAPHAVALPRSAVCGRLRFESVSFRYPGTSTPVLRGIDLTVEPGETLAVVGATGSGKSTLLSLVPRLHDVDTGRLTLDGHDVRDLRLASLRQLVAVAFEEPTLFSMSVWENLTLGRPEAGEDEVRAALALAQAEFAYDLPWGLRTRLGEQGLSLSGGQRQRLALARAVLVRPAVLVLDDPLSALDVHTEAAVESALKRVLRNMTALLVVHRPSTINLADRVALLEHGRITAVGPHTELLATVPAYRALLTADPPAAPAPRRPVEPAPDGCPLVRS; encoded by the coding sequence CTCGCCGCCACCGCAGCGGGCATCGCCGTACCACTGGTAGCGCAGCAGGTGGTCGACGGACCGGTGGCCCGGCGCGACCCGGCCGGTCTGTTCCAGTTGGCCGGGCTCGCGTTGCTGGTCGGCCTGGTCGAAGCCGTACTGATCTTCATCCGCCGGTGGGCACAGTCGTCCTCCTCGGTGGCCATGGAGGCGGCCATCCGCGACGACGTCTACGCCCACCTCCAGCGGCTGCCGGCCAGCTTCCACGACCGGTGGCCCTCCGGTCAGCTGCTCTCCCGGATCACCAGCGACCTGTCGGTGCTGCGCCGGTTCCTCTCCTTCGGGCTCCTCTTCCTCGTCCTGAACCTGATCACCTACCTGGTCGTGGTGGTGCTGCTGATCCGGCTGCACCCGGCGCTGGGCCTGCTGGTGGCGGCCAGCGCGGTGCCGCTGTTCCTGATCGCCCGCCGCTTCGGTCGGCACTACCACACCGCGTCCCGGCTGATGCAGGACCAGCAGGGCGACGTGGCCACCCTGGTCGAGGAGACCGCGCAGGGGCTACGCACCATGCGGGCGTACGGGCGCGGACCGCAGCTGACCGAGCGGTTCGTCGCCGGCACCCGCAAGCTGCACGACATCGGGATCGGCAAGGGGCGGCTGCTCGCCCGCACCTCCGCCCGGCTCGACCTGGTACCCAATCTGACCCTGGGCATCGTGCTGGTGGCGGGCACCGCAGCGGTCGCCGAGGGGCAGCTCACCATCGGTCAACTGGTCGCCTTCGTCAGCCTCCAGCTGATGCTGATCTGGCCGGTGCAGTCGCTGGGCTGGATCATCGCCAACGGGCAGGAGGCGGCCACTGCCGCCGACCGGATCCAGGAGGTGCTGGACACCCCACCGGCCATCGTGGACGCACCACACGCCGTCGCCCTGCCCCGCTCGGCGGTATGCGGCCGGCTCCGCTTCGAGTCGGTCAGCTTCCGCTACCCGGGCACCAGCACGCCGGTGCTGCGCGGCATCGACCTGACCGTCGAACCCGGCGAGACCCTCGCTGTGGTCGGTGCCACCGGCAGCGGCAAGAGCACCCTGCTGTCGCTGGTACCCCGGCTGCACGACGTGGACACGGGCCGGCTCACCCTCGACGGGCACGACGTGCGCGACCTCCGGTTGGCCTCGCTGCGCCAACTGGTCGCGGTGGCCTTCGAGGAGCCCACCCTGTTCTCCATGTCGGTGTGGGAGAACCTCACCCTGGGCCGCCCCGAGGCCGGCGAGGACGAGGTGCGGGCGGCGCTCGCGCTGGCCCAGGCCGAGTTCGCGTACGACCTGCCGTGGGGGCTGCGGACCCGGCTGGGTGAGCAGGGTCTGTCGCTCTCCGGCGGCCAGCGGCAGCGGCTGGCGCTGGCCCGGGCGGTGCTGGTACGGCCCGCGGTGCTGGTGCTCGACGACCCGCTCTCCGCGCTCGACGTGCACACCGAGGCGGCGGTGGAGTCGGCGTTGAAGCGGGTGCTGCGGAACATGACCGCGCTGCTTGTGGTGCACCGGCCGTCCACAATCAATCTCGCCGACCGGGTCGCGCTGCTGGAACACGGCCGGATCACCGCTGTCGGCCCGCACACCGAACTGCTGGCCACCGTGCCGGCGTACCGCGCCCTGCTCACCGCCGATCCGCCTGCCGCGCCGGCCCCCCGGAGGCCGGTCGAGCCGGCACCGGACGGTTGCCCGCTGGTTCGCTCATGA
- the valS gene encoding valine--tRNA ligase, which yields MTDTARTARTGVPERPTLDGLEETWSHRWQEEGTYAFDRSKAAVRGRGEASDSPSPDGRRSDVYAIDTPPPTVSGELHMGHVFSYTHTDLVARFQRMRGRMVFYPMGWDDNGLPTERRVQNVYGVRCDPSLPYDPDWRAPEAPVDDAARKDPTPISRRNFIELCERLTLADEQVFEALWRRLGLSVDWSLMYTTIGPAARTASQRAFLRNLARGEAYQAEAPTLWDVGFATAVAQAELEERERPGAYHRLRFHGPGGREVLIDTTRPELLPACVALVCHPDDERYADLVGAVVRTPLFGVEVPVRAHPLADPAKGTGIAMVCTFGDLTDVTWWRELSLATRVVVGRDGRLLPEPPAGVPAGPYAALAGQTVNGARRSVVQLLTDAGDLVGEPRPITHPVKFYERGDRPLEIVSTRQWYLRNGGRDTELRAAMLARGRELRWVPEHMRHRYEHWVGGLTGDWLVSRQRFFGVPVPVWYRLDDAGEPDWSQPLTPDESSLPIDPAEDAPPGYDESQRGVPGGFIGDPDVLDTWATSSLTPQIAGGWERDPELFRRVFPMDLRPQGQEIIRTWLFATVVRAHLEHGTLPWRTTELSGWILDPDRKKMSKSKGNVVTPMALLEQHGSDAVRYWSATGRPGTDLAFDPAQIKVGRRLATKLLNASKFALGLGAADALRAPATEPLDRAMLAELSTVVGSATAAFEAYDHTAALQATESFFWRFCDDYIELVKERAYGSGTGADSARAALANALSVQLRLFAPVLPYATEEVWSWWRYGSVHRAPWPTTYEVGRAIQGAGDPQLLRLASDALGQVRRAKSERKLSMKAVVPLAEALGPAALLDQLTVVADDVRAAGRIDKLDLLPDRTPELVIACAF from the coding sequence ATGACTGATACGGCGAGGACGGCGCGTACCGGCGTTCCCGAGCGTCCGACCCTGGACGGGCTCGAGGAAACCTGGTCGCACCGCTGGCAGGAGGAGGGCACGTACGCGTTCGACCGGAGCAAGGCGGCTGTCCGGGGTCGCGGCGAGGCGTCAGACTCGCCGAGCCCGGATGGCCGTAGGTCGGACGTGTACGCGATCGACACCCCGCCGCCGACCGTATCCGGCGAGCTGCACATGGGGCACGTCTTCTCGTACACCCACACCGACCTGGTCGCCCGGTTCCAGCGGATGCGCGGTCGGATGGTCTTCTACCCGATGGGCTGGGACGACAACGGGCTGCCCACCGAGCGGCGGGTGCAGAACGTCTACGGCGTGCGCTGCGACCCGTCCCTGCCGTACGACCCGGACTGGCGGGCGCCGGAGGCTCCGGTGGACGACGCCGCCCGCAAGGATCCGACCCCGATCTCCCGGCGCAACTTCATCGAGCTGTGCGAGCGCCTGACCCTCGCCGACGAGCAGGTCTTCGAGGCGCTCTGGCGGCGGCTCGGGCTGTCGGTGGACTGGTCGCTGATGTACACCACGATCGGACCGGCCGCCCGGACCGCCTCGCAGCGGGCGTTCCTGCGCAACCTGGCCCGGGGCGAGGCGTACCAGGCCGAGGCACCGACGCTCTGGGACGTGGGCTTCGCCACCGCCGTGGCCCAGGCCGAGTTGGAGGAGCGGGAACGGCCCGGCGCGTACCACCGGCTGCGGTTCCACGGACCCGGTGGGCGGGAGGTGCTGATCGACACCACCCGGCCGGAGCTGCTGCCGGCCTGCGTCGCGCTGGTCTGCCACCCCGACGACGAGCGGTACGCGGACCTGGTCGGCGCGGTGGTGCGTACCCCCCTCTTCGGGGTCGAGGTGCCGGTGCGTGCGCATCCGCTGGCGGACCCGGCCAAGGGCACCGGCATCGCGATGGTCTGCACCTTCGGTGACCTGACCGACGTGACCTGGTGGCGGGAGCTTTCGCTGGCCACCCGGGTGGTGGTCGGTCGGGACGGCCGGCTGCTGCCGGAGCCGCCGGCCGGGGTGCCCGCCGGACCATACGCGGCGCTGGCCGGGCAGACCGTCAACGGCGCCCGGCGGAGCGTGGTGCAGCTGCTGACCGACGCCGGTGACCTGGTCGGCGAGCCGCGCCCGATCACCCACCCGGTGAAGTTCTACGAGCGGGGTGACCGGCCGCTGGAGATCGTCTCGACCCGGCAGTGGTACCTGCGCAACGGTGGCCGCGACACCGAACTGCGGGCGGCGATGCTGGCCCGGGGACGGGAGCTGCGCTGGGTGCCGGAACACATGCGGCACCGCTACGAGCACTGGGTGGGCGGCCTGACCGGCGACTGGCTGGTCAGCCGGCAGCGCTTCTTCGGGGTGCCGGTGCCGGTGTGGTACCGACTCGACGACGCTGGCGAGCCGGACTGGTCCCAGCCTCTCACGCCGGACGAGTCTTCGCTGCCGATCGACCCCGCCGAGGACGCCCCACCCGGGTACGACGAGTCACAACGCGGCGTGCCGGGTGGGTTCATCGGCGATCCGGACGTGCTGGACACCTGGGCCACCTCGTCGCTGACCCCGCAGATCGCCGGCGGTTGGGAACGCGATCCGGAGCTGTTCCGCCGGGTCTTCCCGATGGACCTGCGTCCGCAGGGCCAGGAGATCATCCGGACCTGGCTGTTCGCCACGGTGGTGCGGGCGCACCTGGAACACGGCACGCTGCCCTGGCGGACCACCGAGCTGTCCGGCTGGATCCTCGACCCGGACCGCAAGAAGATGTCCAAGTCCAAGGGGAACGTGGTCACCCCGATGGCGCTGCTGGAGCAGCACGGCTCCGACGCGGTGCGCTACTGGTCGGCAACTGGCCGGCCCGGCACCGACCTGGCCTTCGACCCGGCACAGATCAAGGTCGGCCGGCGGCTCGCCACCAAGCTGCTCAACGCGTCGAAGTTCGCCCTCGGCCTGGGCGCCGCCGACGCCTTGCGCGCCCCGGCGACCGAGCCGCTGGACCGGGCCATGCTCGCCGAACTGTCCACCGTGGTCGGTTCGGCCACCGCCGCCTTCGAGGCGTACGACCACACGGCGGCGTTGCAGGCCACCGAGTCGTTCTTCTGGCGGTTCTGCGACGACTACATCGAGTTGGTCAAGGAACGCGCCTATGGCAGCGGCACCGGGGCCGACTCGGCCCGGGCGGCCCTGGCCAACGCGCTCTCGGTGCAGCTGCGGCTGTTCGCTCCGGTGCTGCCGTACGCCACCGAGGAGGTCTGGTCCTGGTGGCGGTACGGCTCGGTGCACCGGGCGCCGTGGCCCACCACGTACGAGGTGGGCCGGGCGATCCAGGGCGCGGGCGACCCGCAGCTGCTGCGGTTGGCGTCCGACGCGTTGGGGCAGGTCCGGCGGGCCAAGTCGGAACGGAAGCTGTCCATGAAGGCGGTGGTGCCGCTGGCCGAGGCGCTCGGCCCGGCCGCACTGCTGGACCAGCTCACGGTGGTCGCCGACGACGTGCGGGCGGCCGGCCGGATCGACAAGCTCGACCTGCTTCCCGACCGCACCCCCGAACTGGTGATCGCCTGCGCGTTCTAG